A region of bacterium DNA encodes the following proteins:
- a CDS encoding 50S ribosomal protein L25, with translation MSEHAILSAEPRKPSEPKGHQLRKSGRIPGVYYNAKHEVKHVSFDSIELGRLLRKETAVIDLRVSGQTLPCVIREVQRHPVFGEVLHVDLMGVDLSQSIRVRVPVHAVGVSYGVKTENGILDVILYELEIECLPDAMPSHIDVDVTNLHIGDAVRIQDISIEGITVHGDPQSVIAHVSGKKAELEAEAGAGVEGAAAEPEVIREKKQVEE, from the coding sequence ATGTCAGAGCACGCAATTCTTTCCGCTGAACCGCGCAAGCCGAGCGAGCCTAAAGGCCACCAGCTTCGCAAAAGTGGCCGTATCCCCGGGGTATACTATAACGCCAAGCACGAAGTCAAGCACGTGTCTTTTGACTCGATCGAGCTTGGTCGCTTGCTTCGTAAGGAAACGGCCGTGATTGACTTGAGAGTCTCCGGCCAGACGCTGCCGTGCGTCATTCGCGAAGTGCAGCGCCATCCGGTGTTTGGAGAAGTTCTGCACGTTGACCTGATGGGCGTTGATTTGAGCCAGAGCATCAGAGTGCGTGTTCCGGTCCATGCCGTCGGCGTGTCTTACGGCGTCAAGACCGAGAACGGTATCCTCGACGTCATTCTATATGAACTTGAGATAGAGTGTCTTCCTGATGCAATGCCCAGTCATATTGACGTCGATGTGACAAACCTCCATATCGGCGACGCCGTGCGTATTCAGGATATCTCGATCGAGGGAATCACCGTTCATGGAGACCCCCAATCGGTCATAGCGCACGTGAGCGGCAAGAAGGCCGAGTTGGAAGCGGAGGCTGGCGCCGGAGTTGAAGGTGCAGCAGCTGAACCGGAAGTAATTCGCGAGAAGAAGCAGGTTGAGGAGTAG
- the rpsF gene encoding 30S ribosomal protein S6 yields the protein MSRITTYELVLIFDSNVEAEQIEHDLRKIHDLVQSHGGKFRRWERWGKRRLTYEIRHRQYGVYVLTVYDLATSETHELDRLLHLTTSLLRHLVTVVDPERVPEVDDESVASLGAAKQVEPELDSTPSMAADVLDVTIDDEIEDIVDEDTETAGVAGDPTADKPA from the coding sequence ATGAGCCGTATAACGACCTACGAACTTGTTCTAATCTTCGACTCAAACGTCGAAGCAGAGCAGATCGAGCATGATCTGCGAAAGATTCACGACTTGGTGCAGTCGCACGGTGGAAAGTTCCGTCGCTGGGAGCGTTGGGGCAAGCGCCGTCTTACCTATGAAATCCGTCACCGCCAATACGGAGTGTATGTTCTGACGGTCTACGATTTGGCGACGTCTGAGACTCATGAACTTGACCGCTTGTTACACTTGACGACATCATTGCTTCGCCATTTAGTCACAGTCGTTGATCCCGAACGGGTTCCTGAAGTGGATGATGAATCGGTCGCGTCTTTGGGCGCAGCGAAGCAGGTTGAACCGGAATTGGATTCGACGCCATCTATGGCAGCAGATGTGCTGGATGTAACCATCGATGACGAGATTGAGGATATTGTGGATGAAGATACGGAGACGGCAGGCGTAGCGGGAGACCCTACTGCCGATAAGCCGGCGTAA
- the pth gene encoding aminoacyl-tRNA hydrolase: MRLVVGLGNPGSEYDNTPHNIGFAVAEELARRVGVGFKRGPVPESMSANLPARDAMLLLPLSYMNLSGRPVSAALRWHKLEPRQLIVVCDDVNLPSGKLRIRAAGGPGGQKGLRSIIETLGTEDIPRLRLGVGGGVAGADVAYWVLRKLRGKELDAFHELAARGADAIEHWLEYGLDAAMNRFNASEN, encoded by the coding sequence ATGCGGCTTGTAGTTGGACTTGGCAATCCCGGTTCCGAATACGACAACACGCCGCACAATATTGGTTTTGCCGTTGCGGAAGAACTTGCGAGAAGAGTCGGAGTTGGTTTCAAGCGCGGACCCGTGCCTGAGAGCATGTCTGCCAACCTCCCGGCACGCGACGCAATGCTGCTTCTGCCGCTGTCTTACATGAATCTCTCTGGGCGTCCTGTGTCTGCGGCTTTGCGCTGGCACAAGCTTGAGCCCCGGCAGTTGATAGTGGTTTGTGATGATGTCAATTTGCCGTCTGGCAAGTTGCGCATTCGCGCTGCAGGAGGTCCAGGTGGCCAGAAGGGGTTACGCTCGATTATCGAGACACTTGGTACGGAGGACATTCCTCGCCTTCGTCTCGGGGTAGGGGGTGGTGTAGCGGGTGCGGATGTCGCCTATTGGGTTTTGCGCAAGTTACGCGGCAAGGAGTTAGACGCCTTTCACGAACTTGCTGCGCGCGGAGCGGATGCAATTGAGCACTGGCTGGAATATGGATTGGACGCAGCGATGAATCGCTTTAACGCGTCCGAAAACTAA
- a CDS encoding single-stranded DNA-binding protein: protein MAEFKMPDINCVIIAGNLIKDPTFRKTTSDVPVANFTIASNRKFKDSSGRIKEDVCFIGIVAWYKLAESCKENLHKGSAVLVEGELQSRSFANEDGTTRSWVEIKARRIQFLNRRDHLGDSEHHAHVDSYEDEEHPHPHDEDEREHTHFTFQNYVLNKP, encoded by the coding sequence ATGGCGGAATTCAAAATGCCGGATATCAACTGTGTCATAATTGCGGGCAACCTGATTAAGGACCCCACTTTTCGCAAGACGACCTCCGACGTGCCGGTTGCGAACTTTACAATCGCGTCGAACCGAAAATTCAAGGATTCGAGCGGACGGATCAAAGAAGACGTGTGTTTCATCGGCATTGTCGCTTGGTACAAACTTGCAGAAAGCTGCAAGGAGAATTTGCACAAAGGCAGCGCTGTGTTGGTTGAAGGAGAATTGCAAAGCCGAAGTTTTGCCAACGAGGACGGCACCACGAGAAGCTGGGTTGAGATAAAGGCGCGCCGTATTCAATTCCTTAACCGCCGCGATCATCTCGGTGATAGTGAGCACCATGCGCATGTTGACTCCTATGAAGATGAAGAACACCCGCATCCGCACGACGAAGATGAGCGTGAACATACACACTTCACGTTCCAGAACTACGTACTAAACAAGCCATAA
- a CDS encoding DUF1295 domain-containing protein — protein sequence MLYDEMCRQGNSLFRYRSYLPLLLVPLGIWNILHYKRYISDSHNVDLMFDLACLGLGLIGSAIRFVSLGFAQSGTSGRNTRSGQVADALNVKGMYSLCRHPLYLGNMIIYTSVLLFTKSPWFASAGVLGLYIYYERIISTEESFLHKKFGEAYRTWANTVPCLIPRFRGWIAPSLPFSFRAGLRSEAYSLAGLVVTFYVLDAIEHYVIEGRFRTDLVWDVLLGLSLFMFLVVRFMRKHTRILSEPDVRIEA from the coding sequence ATGCTGTACGATGAAATGTGCCGACAAGGCAACTCGCTTTTCCGCTACAGGAGTTACCTGCCGCTGCTCCTTGTACCCCTGGGAATTTGGAACATTCTTCACTACAAGCGATACATTAGCGATAGTCACAATGTTGACCTGATGTTCGATCTTGCTTGCCTTGGACTCGGATTGATCGGTAGTGCAATTCGATTTGTATCCTTGGGATTTGCGCAAAGCGGCACTTCTGGAAGGAATACGCGAAGCGGTCAAGTTGCCGATGCCTTGAATGTGAAGGGGATGTATTCGCTGTGCCGTCATCCTCTTTACCTTGGGAACATGATTATCTACACGTCTGTCCTATTGTTCACAAAGTCGCCGTGGTTTGCGTCGGCAGGAGTGCTCGGACTCTACATCTACTACGAGCGAATCATCTCGACCGAAGAGTCATTCTTGCATAAGAAGTTTGGGGAAGCATACCGTACTTGGGCAAATACCGTCCCTTGTTTGATTCCGCGGTTTCGGGGATGGATAGCTCCCAGCCTGCCTTTTTCCTTTCGTGCAGGGTTACGGAGCGAAGCGTATTCACTGGCCGGGCTTGTCGTGACTTTCTATGTGCTGGATGCAATTGAGCACTATGTAATCGAGGGCCGCTTCCGAACTGATCTTGTCTGGGACGTGCTGCTGGGTTTGTCGCTCTTCATGTTTCTCGTCGTTCGTTTCATGAGAAAACATACACGCATTCTAAGTGAACCAGATGTCCGAATAGAAGCGTAG
- a CDS encoding ribose-phosphate pyrophosphokinase encodes MPDSYKLKIFSGTAHRALGERIAAGLGQPLGEVKISRFSDGEIGVQFEENIRGRDVFLIQPTCPPAENLLELLIMVDAAKRASAARITAVVPYYGYARQDRKDGPRVAITSRLVADLLQAAGIHRILTMDLHAPQIQGFFNIPFDHLMASRLFIDLFSVQPVPNLVIVAPDVGSTKLARFYANYLKTEFVIVDKFRTGPNQAVALNLIGDVRGKNCLIVDDIVDTAGTLAATIAMLKDRGCLDIYGAITHPVLSGAAVDRIEASEITRLWVCDTLPTPREHQFHKISKLSTAKLFAGAIRRIHGEESISHLFLDSHDEERELMVDQREIEALAGSSTTD; translated from the coding sequence TTGCCGGATAGCTACAAACTGAAGATCTTCAGCGGAACGGCCCATCGTGCGCTCGGCGAACGAATTGCTGCCGGACTAGGCCAGCCGTTGGGCGAAGTGAAGATTAGCCGGTTTTCCGATGGCGAAATCGGAGTGCAGTTTGAGGAGAACATCCGAGGCCGAGATGTCTTTCTGATTCAGCCGACATGTCCGCCTGCTGAAAACCTGCTTGAGTTGCTTATCATGGTGGATGCCGCCAAGCGCGCTAGCGCGGCTCGCATCACGGCAGTAGTGCCCTACTACGGTTACGCACGACAGGATAGAAAAGATGGCCCCCGTGTCGCCATCACTTCAAGACTCGTCGCCGATCTTTTGCAGGCCGCTGGTATACATCGCATTCTGACGATGGACCTGCACGCACCACAGATTCAGGGGTTCTTTAACATTCCCTTTGATCATCTGATGGCTTCGCGGCTGTTCATCGATCTTTTTTCGGTTCAGCCGGTGCCCAATCTCGTTATCGTTGCGCCTGACGTAGGATCTACAAAGCTTGCGCGCTTCTACGCCAACTATTTGAAAACGGAATTTGTGATTGTCGACAAGTTCCGGACCGGACCCAATCAAGCTGTCGCACTGAATCTGATTGGAGATGTTCGCGGCAAGAACTGCCTGATCGTTGACGACATTGTCGATACTGCCGGAACGCTTGCCGCGACAATTGCGATGCTCAAAGACCGTGGATGTCTGGACATCTACGGCGCGATAACCCACCCTGTATTGTCCGGTGCCGCTGTGGATCGTATTGAAGCCAGCGAGATCACTCGCTTGTGGGTATGTGATACGCTTCCCACGCCACGCGAACATCAGTTTCACAAGATTTCCAAACTCTCAACCGCGAAATTGTTCGCGGGAGCTATTCGCCGCATTCACGGAGAAGAGTCCATCAGTCATCTGTTCCTCGACTCGCATGACGAGGAGCGTGAACTAATGGTTGACCAACGCGAAATTGAAGCGTTGGCTGGATCCAGTACAACCGATTGA
- the recO gene encoding DNA repair protein RecO has translation MSELIRDSVLVLRVTPFSESSVILNVFSRLHGKLGLLAKGARRKVKNGSALAIEPCYELEVVWGHKSSREVQIAHEITLLRSRYALRNSLELLVVAHTIAELLLRCLKDEDPHPELYGISQSALSMCESRVLRIMPVLWKFELELLTQIGFTPTEIDIKSEFGSHLSLESVAILRKLRDSSIEMAARLRTSQLAEQEITIWFRNYFTRHLAFPAQLRSLGALNWARVKLS, from the coding sequence ATGAGCGAGCTGATACGCGATTCTGTCCTGGTCTTACGCGTAACACCCTTTAGCGAAAGCTCGGTTATTCTGAATGTATTCAGCAGGCTTCATGGCAAGCTTGGACTGTTAGCCAAGGGGGCACGTCGCAAAGTCAAGAATGGTTCAGCACTGGCAATCGAACCGTGTTATGAGCTGGAAGTCGTTTGGGGGCATAAATCTTCGCGTGAAGTTCAGATCGCGCACGAGATCACACTACTTCGTTCAAGGTATGCGCTACGCAACTCCCTTGAGCTTCTGGTGGTTGCTCACACAATCGCAGAGCTATTGCTACGATGCTTGAAGGACGAGGACCCGCATCCCGAGCTTTATGGCATCTCCCAGTCCGCGTTATCAATGTGTGAGTCGCGGGTGTTGAGGATCATGCCAGTCCTTTGGAAGTTTGAGCTGGAACTTCTGACGCAAATCGGTTTCACGCCGACTGAAATTGACATCAAAAGTGAATTCGGTTCACATTTGAGCTTGGAATCTGTCGCCATTTTGAGGAAACTACGGGATTCATCCATAGAGATGGCGGCCCGACTAAGGACTTCGCAACTTGCCGAACAAGAAATCACGATATGGTTCCGAAACTACTTTACTCGACACTTAGCTTTTCCTGCACAGTTGCGGTCGCTTGGTGCATTGAATTGGGCAAGAGTCAAACTTTCATGA
- the rsmA gene encoding ribosomal RNA small subunit methyltransferase A, which translates to MSVPPLPKKSLGQCFLTERRYAQEIVAALQIRPGDTVVEIGPGRGVLTELLVESPARVIAIEIDDRLQDYLAKKFGASENFSLVHADFMDFDLQSIREFETLKVVGNLPYHLSSGIIYRLLEHNRHARLDTSLPWFSLAVMMMQREVAERMVARSGSRVYGKLSVFVQVEALTDLHVIVPASAFRPTPQVDGGVVRLEFLRIPEVYPTNYKLFERIIRFVYSQRRKMLKSTLSQLAGIHPSWQRVEFDFTRRPETLSVEEWCSLVNAISRELE; encoded by the coding sequence TTGAGTGTTCCACCGCTCCCGAAGAAGAGCCTTGGTCAATGCTTCCTGACTGAACGGCGTTACGCTCAGGAAATCGTCGCGGCACTGCAGATACGTCCCGGAGATACGGTAGTAGAAATCGGTCCAGGTCGCGGGGTGCTCACCGAATTGCTAGTAGAATCACCCGCGCGAGTTATCGCGATCGAGATTGACGACCGACTGCAGGACTATCTTGCAAAGAAGTTTGGTGCAAGCGAGAACTTCTCTCTCGTTCATGCAGACTTCATGGATTTTGACCTTCAGTCAATTCGTGAGTTCGAGACTCTCAAGGTTGTCGGGAATCTGCCTTATCACCTTTCGAGCGGGATCATCTATCGGCTGCTTGAGCACAATCGACACGCTCGATTGGATACATCACTTCCATGGTTTTCGCTGGCGGTGATGATGATGCAACGCGAAGTCGCCGAAAGAATGGTTGCCCGTTCAGGGTCGCGGGTCTACGGAAAGCTCTCCGTCTTTGTGCAGGTTGAGGCTCTTACCGACCTTCACGTTATCGTTCCGGCGAGCGCCTTTCGGCCGACGCCGCAGGTTGACGGGGGTGTAGTTCGATTGGAATTTCTCAGAATCCCAGAAGTCTATCCGACTAACTACAAACTCTTTGAACGAATTATTCGCTTCGTGTATTCGCAGCGGCGCAAGATGCTCAAATCGACCCTTTCTCAATTAGCGGGCATCCATCCAAGCTGGCAGCGTGTCGAATTTGACTTTACGCGCAGACCGGAAACACTATCCGTTGAGGAGTGGTGCTCACTGGTCAACGCAATATCCCGAGAGTTGGAATAG
- a CDS encoding glycine--tRNA ligase, with amino-acid sequence MASQNLMDKVVSLCKRRGFVYQSSEIYGGLASIWDYGPLGVALKNNIANYWWREMTQLHENIVGIDASILMHPQVWKASGHVDGFVDPLVDCKNCKARFKAQDLIKQWRTKKKLGALMEGEIREGGEGDLHELVKVRWAEATCPTCGTTGNLTSPRLFNLMLKTFLGPVEESAAVVYLRPETAQGIYVNYLNVLNTSRLKLPFGIAQIGKAFRNEITPGNFIFRTREFEQMEMQFFVRPEEATEWLMKWRDKRFDYYRKLGIRVEKLRLHQHTPQELAHYAADAYDIEYEFPFGWQEIEGVHNRTDFDLKRHSEFSGKDLSYMNEETKDRFTPFIVETSSGLNRTLLTCLVDGYYEDTQDGEPRTVLRLAPAIAPVKAGVFSLVKKDGLAEIADQLANDLRKVGTVFTDHSGSIGRRYRRMDEIGTPWGVTVDYQTKEDQTVTLRDRDSLEQLRVRMAELPSLLATKLAAN; translated from the coding sequence ATGGCCTCTCAGAATCTCATGGACAAAGTCGTTAGCCTTTGCAAGCGCCGCGGCTTTGTCTACCAATCCTCAGAAATCTACGGCGGTCTGGCCTCGATATGGGACTACGGCCCACTCGGGGTCGCTCTGAAGAATAACATAGCCAACTATTGGTGGCGCGAGATGACCCAACTTCACGAGAATATCGTGGGCATCGATGCGTCCATTCTCATGCACCCGCAGGTCTGGAAAGCCTCCGGACATGTTGACGGTTTCGTTGATCCTTTAGTCGACTGTAAAAACTGCAAGGCGCGGTTTAAAGCCCAGGACCTCATCAAACAGTGGCGGACAAAGAAGAAACTCGGCGCGTTAATGGAGGGAGAGATTCGCGAGGGCGGAGAAGGAGATCTTCACGAGCTTGTCAAAGTCCGCTGGGCTGAGGCAACCTGCCCAACCTGCGGCACGACTGGGAATCTGACATCACCACGCTTGTTCAATCTAATGCTCAAGACGTTTCTGGGTCCTGTGGAAGAAAGCGCAGCAGTCGTTTACCTACGCCCGGAAACAGCCCAGGGCATTTACGTCAACTACTTGAATGTCCTGAATACTTCGCGGCTGAAACTGCCGTTCGGTATCGCACAAATCGGCAAGGCATTCCGAAATGAGATTACTCCCGGCAACTTCATTTTCCGCACGCGCGAGTTTGAGCAGATGGAGATGCAGTTCTTCGTTCGTCCTGAAGAGGCGACCGAATGGCTGATGAAGTGGCGCGACAAACGTTTCGACTATTACAGGAAGCTGGGCATTCGAGTTGAGAAACTTCGCTTGCACCAGCATACGCCGCAGGAGCTTGCCCATTACGCCGCTGATGCGTACGACATTGAGTATGAATTTCCGTTCGGCTGGCAAGAGATCGAGGGAGTCCACAATCGGACGGACTTCGACTTGAAACGCCATAGCGAGTTTTCCGGGAAAGATTTGAGCTACATGAATGAAGAAACAAAAGACCGTTTCACACCATTCATTGTCGAAACTTCTTCCGGCTTAAATCGAACTCTTCTTACCTGTCTTGTTGACGGGTACTACGAGGATACACAAGACGGGGAACCTCGAACCGTCCTGCGACTCGCTCCGGCCATTGCGCCTGTCAAAGCTGGCGTCTTCTCGCTTGTGAAGAAGGATGGGTTAGCGGAAATTGCGGATCAACTGGCAAATGACCTGCGAAAGGTCGGCACTGTTTTCACGGATCATTCTGGATCCATCGGCCGGCGCTACCGCAGGATGGACGAAATCGGGACGCCGTGGGGAGTGACGGTTGATTATCAGACAAAAGAGGATCAAACAGTCACCTTGCGAGATCGTGATTCGCTCGAGCAGCTGCGGGTTCGTATGGCCGAACTTCCTTCATTGCTCGCCACAAAGCTGGCCGCCAACTGA
- the rplI gene encoding 50S ribosomal protein L9: MQVILRTDYESLGKIGDLVQVKPGYARNYLIPRGIAFAATKSNLARLDQERKTLQMRDLKERRKAGDVYAQINGLRLLKGVQVGEEDRMFGAVTSADIAELIKERGYEIDRRKIQLEEPIKHLGEFNVPIKLHREVIATVTVDVVPNL, encoded by the coding sequence ATGCAAGTTATTTTGCGAACAGATTATGAGTCGTTAGGCAAGATCGGCGATCTGGTGCAAGTCAAGCCCGGGTATGCCAGAAACTACCTTATTCCGCGTGGAATTGCGTTTGCCGCGACAAAATCAAATTTGGCGCGCCTTGACCAAGAGCGCAAGACACTCCAGATGCGGGACCTGAAAGAACGTCGAAAGGCCGGAGACGTTTATGCCCAGATCAACGGACTGCGGCTTCTCAAGGGCGTTCAAGTGGGCGAAGAAGATAGGATGTTTGGGGCTGTGACCTCCGCTGATATCGCTGAGCTGATTAAGGAGCGGGGTTACGAAATAGACCGCCGCAAAATTCAGCTCGAAGAGCCGATCAAACATCTGGGCGAGTTCAATGTTCCTATCAAGCTGCACCGCGAGGTTATCGCGACGGTTACGGTGGACGTCGTTCCCAACTTGTAA